One window from the genome of Salvelinus sp. IW2-2015 linkage group LG30, ASM291031v2, whole genome shotgun sequence encodes:
- the LOC111954850 gene encoding LOW QUALITY PROTEIN: POU domain, class 2, transcription factor 2-like (The sequence of the model RefSeq protein was modified relative to this genomic sequence to represent the inferred CDS: inserted 2 bases in 1 codon), which produces MFVPLPVPFVFQRTASDFSAWRLKSPLALRSSSDIRMSKPAEDEKPGADFPEESTDSERNSPDANDQVQPMKTSPFSLSPSLSNTKSKSEAGPEMTSTHVPPPSQQQTPHPHTQLMLAGSQLAGLAALLPAQQQLLLQQAQAQLLAAAVQQSNAAHAAHAAHAAAQANQQQQQQQQQLTKQEHXQPQLTLSQPIQLTAQDIQQLLQLQQLVLMPGHHLQSPQFLLPQAQGQQGQQGLLSTPNLISLPQHQQSQGSLLTTPPRLGLQAQRRHGDGLTSLQRDKSGDGGVSSGASTAPMTSVTSGPHGEEPSDLEELEQFARTFKQRRIKLGFTQGDVGMAMGKLYGNDFSQTTISRFEALNLSFKNMCKLKPLLEKWLNDAETMAIDNMLPSPSSLSSPMMGFEGMTGRRRKKRTSIETNVRVALERNFISNQKPNSEEILLMGKQLNMEKEVIRVWFCNRRQKEKRINPCSATPPLPSQSPLVTHKPPCYSPHMMSSQGLHQAVTSLSTTVTSPSPSATCPLTPSGSATMSSATVTPPQHSTASXTQPTPGNAGNTMMGVSTGMNQALVSSNPLATMQALAASGGQLPISSLEAGGQMILGGAGVRPSLFLNRHTLLPMASHQACVGLVGGPRGDSPPPRASGMDVDSCSASPCSSPASFCSFSEASPPPLGGAMAE; this is translated from the exons aTATAAGGATGTCAAAACCAGCAGAGGATGAGAAGCCTGGGGCAGACTTTCCAGAGGAGAGCACAG ACTCCGAGAGGAACAGTCCCGATGCAAATGATCAG GTTCAGCCAATGAAAACGAGTCCCTTCAGTCTTTCTCCTTCCTTGAGCAACACCAAG AGTAAAAGTGAGGCTGGCCCTGAGATGACCTCCACCCATGTGCCGCCTCCCTCCCAGCAGCAGACACCTCACCCTCACACACAACTCATGTTGGCAGGGAGTCAGCTGGCAGGG CTGGCTGCACTCTTGCCTGCGCAGCAGCAGCTGTTGCTTCAGCAGGCCCAGGCTCAGCTCCTGGCCGCTGCCGTGCAGCAGTCCAACGCGGCTCACGCTGCTCATGCCGCCCACGCAGCAGCCCAAGCCaatcagcagcagcaacaacagcagcagcagctgaccaAACAAGAGCATGSCCAGCCCCAGCTCACGCTCTCTCAGCCTATCCAGCTCACCGCCCAG gATATCCAGCAACTGTTGCAGCTGCAGCAGTTAGTCCTGATGCCTGGCCATCACCTGCAGTCTCCTCAGTTCCTCCTGCCTCAGGCCCAGGGACAACAGGGGCAGCAGG GTTTGCTCTCGACACCAAATTTAATTTCGCTACCTCAGCATCAGCAAAGCCAGGGGAGTCTTCTAACTACTCCACCCAGGCTGGGACTGCAAGCACAG CGTCGTCACGGTGACGGCCTCACGTCGTTACAGAGGGACAAGAGCGGGGACGGCGGCGTGTCCTCCGGGGCCTCGACCGCCCCCATGACCTCGGTGACCTCTGGCCCGCACGGCGAGGAGCCAAGTGACctggaggagctggagcagttcgCCCGCACCTTCAAACAGAGACGCATCAAACTGGGCTTCACacag GGTGACGTTGGCATGGCAATGGGGAAACTGTATGGGAATGACTTCAGCCAGACCACCATCTCTCGCTTCGAGGCCCTCAACCTGAGCTTCAAGAACATGTGCAAGCTCAAGCCTCTGCTTGAGAAGTGGCTAAACGACGCGGAGACCATGGCGATAGACAACATGCTTCCCAgccccagctctctctcctcccccatgaTGGGGTTTGAGGGCATGACGGGGCGCCGCAGGAAGAAACGCACCAGCATCGAGACCAACGTCCGCGTGGCCTTAGAGCGCAACTTCATCtcg AACCAGAAGCCTAACTCAGAGGAGATCCTCCTGATGGGAAAGCAGCTcaacatggagaaggaggtgatcCGGGTCTGGTTCTGCAACCGGCGCCAGAAAGAGAAACGCATCAACCCCTGCAGTGCCACCCCTCCCCTGCCCAGCCAGTCCCCCCTTGTGACGCACAAACCCCCCTGCTACAGCCCACACATG atgtctAGTCAGGGGCTGCACCAGGCTGTCACCAGCCTCAGCACAACAG tgacCAGTCCATCGCCCTCGGCAACCTGCCCTCTGacccccagtggctctgcaactATGAGCTCCGCAACTGTGACTCCGCCTCAACACAGCACAGCCAG AACGCAGCCCACGCCTGGGAACGCtgg GAACACAATGATGGGAGTAAGCACAGGGATGAACCAGGCTCTCGTCAGCAGCAATCCCCTGGCCACAATGCAAG CTCTGGCTGCCAGTGGTGGGCAGCTGCCCATTTCCAGTCTTGAGGCCGGAGGTCAGATGATCCTGGGCGGGGCTGGGGTTCGCCCCTCCCTATTCCTCAACCGCCACACCCTCCTGCCTATGGCGTCCCACCAAGCCTGCGTGGGATTGGTCGGCGGTCCCAGGGGCGACTCTCCGCCCCCCCGCGCCAGCGGCATGGACGTCGACTCCTGCTCCGCCTCTCCCTGCTCCAGCCCCGCCTCCTTCTGCTCGTTCAGCGAAGCCTCACCGCCGCCGCTTGGCGGGGCCATGGCCGAGTGA